In Limibacter armeniacum, a single window of DNA contains:
- a CDS encoding SusC/RagA family TonB-linked outer membrane protein, which translates to MKSTITELRRGLSWLMYGLLSLPLLLSPFFAEANQASNIGEVKISIQLTNATVAESFQQIEKKTSFTFNYVEEDINQHIRLSKTYQDATVKVILSDIGTTAGLVFKQVGNNIYVSREAEKAKIDERIIRGTVVDQNGKPVIGATVSIPGTTIGTITNIDGAFALGISDDVAFLGDLKVTFVGYESATVRVGDNNTVEVILQESTLTMEEVVVTGYQEVDRRKMTGSVVTLKTDEIKQDALPSVDQMIQGKVSGVSVINTSGAPGATPKIRIRGTSSLSGIQEPLWVVDGVILEDPVRVNPNLINEPNALISSGIGGLNPEDIESITVLKDASSTAIYGTRAANGVIVVTTKKGKGGTMRLNYSGNVTVSQKPSYNRYNVMNSKERMQLNKDLIDGGFNLGLGQPGIQPYKMGDFEKALMDYYAGNLNKQELDAEMATLETVNTDWFDILFRNAVSQRHNVSLSGGNDKSTYYMSLGYMDQQGDAIGSGMKRYTGTVNLKHHLNDRVTLGTNLAYSKRDVESFFTGLFGIGNPLQYALGTPRNQRAFNEDGSYHYYTNYFGDFHYLDELEKGWNTSEVEDLRAQLSLNIRLLDNLELHTIVSAQRSATKSEMGTVEESAYVRYMKDQYTPRGANESYWKSGGYLDASAIDGSNYMLRNSLTYRPSIGNDHSFDIMLGNEMRSFTSVRTATKVYGYTSEPTKIQIPQNELLSYLGQPYWSYNESFNNFLSWYATAAYTFREKYTVNANARIDGSNRFGANTKAKFKPLWSAGFNWQIHKEAALDNLDWLNSLVLRGSYGVQGNISEFAVSDLVTSVGDYDQYIGEVPLVIRNAPNPDLRWEQTYSSNLAMDFVLFNNVSGSLEYYARKSTDLIAPRAVSGVSGFQNMEVNWADMANRGLELTLNFSPLRTNDFEWNMNFTAGINKNEVLKVNTIPTWNDLSSMAKTRSSSAVEGKPLGALYSFRFAEIGNDGIAYFYNEDDSLVYGGIADTDAMKYEGSVYPVFTGGITNTIKYKNFTLSALFTYGGGNVLRMNSLGSYWITPRLTDQLSKEFINRWKQEGDESNTSMPAILHPSSPEWSSLYSGSSPYNEALYNDSDIRVVKGDYLRLQNITLTYDVPSKLTQKLGMQSMKLNIQGQNLYLWADKRLYGIDPESASFQTNTSNYNTSYIGTDTSLPIPRTVTAGVNVTF; encoded by the coding sequence ATGAAAAGTACTATTACAGAACTGAGGAGAGGACTTTCCTGGCTGATGTACGGCTTACTGTCGCTCCCATTACTCTTATCACCTTTTTTTGCTGAAGCTAATCAGGCAAGTAATATCGGTGAGGTGAAAATTTCTATCCAATTAACGAATGCTACTGTTGCTGAAAGCTTTCAGCAAATTGAAAAGAAAACATCATTCACTTTCAATTATGTTGAAGAAGACATCAATCAGCATATCAGGCTGAGCAAAACCTATCAAGATGCCACTGTCAAGGTTATCCTAAGTGACATCGGTACTACAGCAGGCCTTGTATTCAAGCAGGTAGGAAATAACATCTATGTTTCCAGAGAAGCTGAAAAGGCAAAAATTGATGAAAGAATCATCAGAGGTACTGTTGTGGACCAAAATGGTAAACCTGTGATTGGCGCTACTGTCAGTATTCCTGGCACTACCATCGGTACGATTACCAACATTGACGGAGCTTTTGCACTTGGCATCTCAGATGATGTGGCTTTTTTGGGAGACTTGAAGGTAACATTTGTAGGGTATGAATCTGCTACAGTGCGTGTCGGTGACAATAACACTGTAGAAGTGATCTTGCAGGAAAGCACACTTACAATGGAAGAGGTAGTGGTTACTGGCTATCAGGAAGTAGACCGTCGAAAGATGACGGGGTCTGTAGTGACACTTAAGACTGATGAGATCAAACAGGATGCCCTGCCTAGTGTAGACCAGATGATTCAGGGCAAAGTATCTGGTGTTTCAGTTATTAATACTTCAGGTGCACCTGGTGCTACACCAAAGATTCGCATCAGGGGAACTTCATCCTTGAGCGGTATTCAGGAACCTCTTTGGGTAGTTGATGGGGTAATTCTTGAAGATCCTGTACGTGTGAACCCCAACCTGATCAATGAGCCTAATGCTCTTATTTCTTCCGGCATCGGTGGACTGAACCCAGAGGACATCGAATCTATCACTGTTTTGAAGGATGCTTCTTCTACAGCAATCTACGGAACCAGAGCTGCCAATGGAGTAATTGTGGTGACAACCAAAAAAGGTAAGGGTGGAACCATGCGCCTTAACTATTCCGGCAATGTGACGGTATCACAAAAACCTTCATACAACCGCTATAATGTCATGAACTCTAAGGAGCGTATGCAACTGAACAAGGATTTGATCGATGGCGGTTTTAATCTAGGTCTTGGCCAACCGGGTATTCAACCATATAAGATGGGTGATTTTGAGAAAGCACTGATGGATTACTATGCAGGTAATCTTAACAAACAGGAATTGGATGCGGAGATGGCTACTTTGGAAACTGTGAATACAGACTGGTTTGATATCCTTTTCCGAAATGCTGTTTCCCAACGTCATAATGTGAGTCTGTCAGGTGGAAATGACAAATCTACCTATTACATGTCTTTAGGTTATATGGACCAGCAAGGTGATGCAATTGGTTCAGGTATGAAACGATATACGGGAACCGTAAACCTAAAACACCACCTGAACGACCGAGTAACTTTAGGAACGAATCTGGCATATAGCAAAAGAGATGTAGAAAGCTTTTTTACTGGATTGTTTGGTATCGGAAACCCATTACAGTATGCTTTGGGAACACCTCGAAATCAACGCGCCTTCAATGAGGACGGAAGCTATCATTATTACACAAACTATTTTGGCGATTTCCATTACTTGGATGAGTTGGAAAAAGGATGGAACACTTCTGAAGTGGAGGATTTGCGTGCCCAACTTAGTTTAAACATAAGGCTGTTGGACAATTTGGAGCTTCATACAATTGTATCTGCTCAACGCTCTGCTACAAAATCTGAGATGGGGACAGTTGAGGAATCTGCCTATGTCAGGTACATGAAAGACCAATATACTCCACGAGGAGCAAATGAAAGCTACTGGAAATCGGGTGGTTATTTAGATGCTTCTGCCATTGATGGTTCCAATTACATGCTCCGAAATTCCCTGACTTATCGTCCTTCAATTGGCAATGACCATTCATTTGACATTATGCTGGGTAACGAGATGAGAAGTTTTACCAGCGTAAGAACAGCTACTAAGGTATATGGCTATACCAGTGAACCTACCAAGATTCAAATCCCTCAGAATGAGCTTCTGAGCTATTTAGGGCAACCTTACTGGTCATACAATGAGAGCTTCAACAACTTCCTGTCATGGTATGCCACCGCTGCCTATACTTTCAGAGAGAAATATACGGTAAATGCCAATGCCCGTATCGATGGATCTAACAGGTTCGGTGCCAATACCAAAGCGAAATTTAAACCACTTTGGTCAGCAGGCTTTAACTGGCAGATCCACAAGGAAGCTGCTTTGGATAATTTGGACTGGCTAAACTCACTTGTGCTTCGAGGCTCTTATGGAGTACAAGGAAATATCTCGGAGTTTGCGGTATCAGACTTAGTGACTTCAGTAGGGGATTATGATCAGTACATTGGTGAAGTGCCATTGGTCATTAGGAATGCACCTAACCCTGACTTAAGATGGGAACAAACCTATTCCAGTAACCTGGCAATGGATTTTGTCCTGTTCAACAATGTATCAGGTTCGTTGGAATACTATGCAAGAAAATCAACAGACCTTATTGCTCCAAGGGCGGTTTCAGGTGTGTCAGGTTTCCAAAATATGGAGGTAAACTGGGCTGATATGGCTAACAGAGGCTTAGAATTGACACTAAACTTTTCACCGCTTCGCACCAATGATTTTGAATGGAATATGAATTTCACTGCTGGAATCAACAAGAATGAGGTGCTGAAAGTAAACACCATTCCAACTTGGAATGATTTGTCCAGCATGGCGAAAACCAGATCCTCTTCTGCAGTGGAAGGAAAACCATTGGGCGCATTGTATTCATTCAGGTTTGCCGAGATAGGCAACGATGGCATTGCCTATTTCTACAATGAGGACGATTCACTGGTGTACGGTGGCATTGCTGATACGGATGCAATGAAGTATGAGGGCAGTGTGTACCCTGTCTTTACCGGAGGCATTACCAATACCATTAAGTACAAGAACTTCACATTGTCAGCATTATTCACATACGGAGGTGGAAATGTATTGAGAATGAACAGCCTTGGCTCTTACTGGATAACTCCTCGACTGACAGATCAATTATCAAAAGAGTTTATCAACAGATGGAAGCAGGAAGGTGATGAATCCAATACTTCAATGCCCGCTATTCTACACCCTAGCAGTCCTGAATGGTCTTCTTTATACTCCGGTTCTTCTCCTTACAATGAGGCACTTTACAATGACAGTGACATCAGAGTGGTAAAAGGGGATTATTTAAGGCTTCAGAATATCACATTAACCTATGATGTCCCAAGCAAACTGACCCAAAAGCTGGGGATGCAAAGTATGAAGTTGAATATCCAAGGGCAGAACCTTTACCTATGGGCTGACAAGCGACTATATGGTATTGACCCTGAGTCTGCTTCATTCCAGACCAATACTTCCAACTATAACACATCATACATTGGGACCGATACTTCTTTGCCCATCCCAAGAACGGTTACGGCTGGTGTGAATGTCACATTTTAA
- a CDS encoding RagB/SusD family nutrient uptake outer membrane protein codes for MNRYIIKMMKGAMPFVALALSTACTDFLDKNPGNLVVPTTVNEYSSLLMEGYPTTDVFIRTEWLTDNMDYAANSDANKLAQAFYFFKDNHIDPSVVADGRDFFWDELYKAAYYANITMSELLALAEEEKSTAEYNQVLGEAYALRAYAHLMLVNLYGLPYNVGDPASNLGVPLSDTPNAADHVGNNTRATVKEVYDFVMQDITQARELLELGTNENLELKHRFSTSALDAMSARIALYQENWDQVIELATSLVSKYPIVDSSTFQSYGNLFSKGGLNNEVLFRTGANYFTDLYDFLRGQNSIRMSAYLYSLYPDGDSRKSPIYFDSRDNSYSPVNKLDLYTPSPVFRSSELLLSRAEAYAQKGDLDKAVADLNLLRSKRILGYTPVATSDIGGQAEILAAVLNERRLELLYEGHRWFDLRRTGMPEIVHEFKDQTYILKQGDPRYVLQIPQQELEVSPDMQINPRD; via the coding sequence ATGAATAGATATATCATAAAAATGATGAAAGGAGCGATGCCATTTGTTGCGCTAGCCCTATCAACTGCTTGTACTGATTTCCTTGATAAGAACCCTGGTAACCTTGTCGTGCCGACTACAGTGAACGAGTATAGTTCCTTACTGATGGAAGGCTACCCAACAACGGATGTATTCATCCGAACAGAATGGTTGACAGACAATATGGATTATGCAGCTAACAGTGATGCCAACAAATTGGCACAGGCATTCTACTTTTTCAAGGATAACCATATTGATCCATCAGTGGTCGCTGATGGTAGAGACTTCTTCTGGGATGAGCTTTACAAGGCTGCCTATTATGCCAACATCACGATGAGCGAACTTTTAGCTTTGGCAGAAGAAGAAAAGTCAACGGCTGAATACAATCAAGTACTAGGGGAAGCCTATGCATTGCGTGCTTATGCTCACCTGATGTTGGTTAACCTCTATGGCTTGCCATATAATGTCGGTGATCCTGCTTCAAATCTAGGGGTGCCATTAAGTGATACACCCAATGCTGCTGACCATGTTGGGAATAACACAAGAGCAACAGTTAAAGAAGTCTATGACTTTGTAATGCAGGATATCACTCAGGCAAGGGAACTTCTTGAACTGGGCACCAATGAAAATCTGGAACTGAAGCATCGGTTCTCAACTTCAGCGTTGGATGCCATGTCTGCCCGCATTGCACTCTATCAGGAAAACTGGGATCAGGTCATAGAACTGGCTACCTCACTCGTCAGTAAGTATCCAATCGTAGACTCTTCAACATTTCAGAGTTATGGAAACCTTTTCTCTAAAGGAGGCTTAAATAACGAGGTGTTATTCCGTACAGGAGCCAACTATTTCACTGACCTGTATGACTTCTTGAGAGGACAGAATTCCATCAGAATGTCAGCTTATCTATATAGCCTGTATCCTGATGGCGACTCAAGAAAGAGTCCTATTTACTTCGATTCAAGGGATAACAGTTACTCCCCAGTAAACAAGCTAGATTTGTATACACCATCTCCAGTTTTCAGGTCCAGTGAACTGCTATTGAGCCGAGCAGAAGCCTATGCGCAAAAAGGTGATCTAGATAAGGCTGTAGCAGACCTGAACCTACTGAGAAGCAAACGGATTTTGGGTTATACACCAGTTGCTACCAGTGATATTGGAGGGCAAGCTGAAATATTGGCAGCTGTACTAAACGAGAGGAGACTTGAGTTGCTGTATGAAGGTCACAGATGGTTTGATTTACGTCGTACAGGGATGCCGGAGATAGTCCATGAATTCAAGGACCAAACCTATATCCTTAAACAGGGAGATCCTCGCTATGTATTACAGATTCCACAACAGGAACTGGAAGTTAGTCCAGATATGCAAATAAACCCTAGAGACTAA